From one Chloroflexota bacterium genomic stretch:
- a CDS encoding phosphoglycerate dehydrogenase, which produces MTAILVAMGQAVTPDAPELAPFKQAGYDIKFGKSAPTTPVGDVIEYLQGCAASVAGGEPYTEEVFASCPDLKLVVRFGVGYDAVDVDAATKHGIVAATTPGTNDWAVADHAMGLVIDLAHRISRHDRLVRSGGWGGIRGIDIYQKTIGIVGLGRIGKGVAKRAKGFDMRVVAYEPYPDMAFVEANGVELVSMEDLLAQSDFVTLHLPAMPSTHKIINAEKLALMKPTAYLINTARGKLLDEDAAYEAVVSGKIAGAGIDAWTVEPLDRVERWAALDNVVLTPHSAPSTVGVWDATWTMMNESIVGFLERGEKPVGILNPEVWDKRRK; this is translated from the coding sequence ATGACTGCGATTCTTGTAGCGATGGGGCAGGCGGTCACGCCGGATGCGCCGGAGCTGGCCCCCTTCAAGCAGGCCGGCTACGACATCAAGTTCGGCAAGAGCGCCCCGACGACGCCCGTTGGCGACGTGATCGAGTATCTCCAGGGCTGCGCGGCGTCCGTGGCCGGCGGCGAGCCGTACACCGAGGAGGTCTTCGCCTCCTGCCCGGACCTGAAGCTGGTGGTGCGGTTCGGCGTGGGGTATGACGCCGTAGACGTCGATGCCGCCACGAAGCACGGCATCGTCGCCGCGACGACGCCCGGCACCAACGACTGGGCCGTGGCCGACCACGCGATGGGGCTCGTCATCGACCTGGCGCACCGCATCTCGCGGCACGACCGGCTGGTCCGTTCCGGCGGCTGGGGCGGCATCCGGGGCATCGACATCTATCAGAAGACGATTGGCATCGTCGGGCTGGGCCGCATCGGCAAGGGTGTGGCGAAGCGGGCGAAGGGCTTCGACATGCGCGTCGTCGCCTACGAGCCGTACCCGGACATGGCGTTCGTCGAGGCGAACGGCGTCGAGCTGGTCTCGATGGAAGACCTGCTGGCCCAGAGCGACTTCGTCACGCTGCACCTGCCGGCCATGCCGTCCACCCACAAGATCATCAACGCCGAGAAGCTCGCGCTGATGAAGCCGACGGCCTACCTGATCAACACGGCGCGCGGGAAGCTGCTGGACGAGGACGCCGCCTACGAGGCGGTCGTCAGCGGGAAGATCGCGGGGGCTGGCATCGACGCCTGGACCGTCGAGCCGCTCGACCGGGTGGAGCGCTGGGCCGCGCTCGACAACGTGGTGCTGACCCCGCACAGCGCGCCGTCCACGGTCGGCGTCTGGGACGCCACCTGGACGATGATGAACGAGAGCATCGTCGGGTTCCTGGAGCGCGGCGAGAAGCCGGTCGGCATCCTGAACCCGGAGGTCTGGGACAAGCGGCGGAAGTAA
- a CDS encoding mandelate racemase/muconate lactonizing enzyme family protein translates to MKITHVRPWIVAGPQEKVDGTVADRSEHMARYVFVQVETDEGLTGWGEITSYPGAIANRTIAAALRELNGLLVGDDPREVEALWHKVFRAYTYLGTRGAVTAMISAVDIACWDIKAQALGVPVYQLLGGKVRDKVQLYTHFQYDTTVERMVENAVAEVGRGSTAVKTDPFIAAGGQMMLTRHTAYTNGEIERELENTGVAMIEGIRKAVGPDIQVLIDAHAMFNVPTAVRLATRLAPYDITWFEEPVPPESYEALATVRNQVPVRICVGERLYTRFEFLPILNRHLTDYIMPDVTWTGGISELKKIATLAETFYTPISPHDASGPVNVMAGAHVALSVPNFYRLEARRISLDFYNAFLEEPLTVQGDSLLVSDKPGLGVRLDLDYLKSHEVDA, encoded by the coding sequence ATGAAGATTACCCATGTTCGACCGTGGATCGTGGCCGGGCCGCAGGAGAAGGTCGATGGCACAGTGGCCGACCGCTCCGAGCATATGGCCCGATACGTCTTCGTCCAGGTCGAGACCGACGAAGGCCTGACCGGCTGGGGAGAGATCACATCGTACCCGGGCGCCATCGCCAACCGGACCATCGCGGCGGCCCTCCGCGAGCTGAACGGGCTGCTCGTCGGCGACGACCCACGCGAAGTCGAGGCGCTCTGGCACAAGGTCTTCCGCGCCTACACCTATCTCGGGACGCGCGGCGCGGTCACCGCCATGATCAGCGCGGTGGACATCGCCTGCTGGGACATCAAGGCCCAGGCGCTCGGCGTGCCGGTCTACCAGCTGCTCGGCGGCAAGGTCCGCGACAAGGTCCAGCTCTACACCCACTTCCAGTACGACACCACCGTTGAGCGGATGGTCGAGAACGCCGTGGCCGAGGTCGGGCGTGGATCGACGGCCGTCAAGACCGACCCGTTCATCGCGGCGGGCGGCCAGATGATGCTGACCCGCCACACGGCGTACACCAACGGCGAGATCGAGCGGGAGCTGGAGAACACCGGCGTCGCGATGATCGAGGGCATCCGCAAGGCTGTCGGTCCGGACATCCAGGTGCTCATCGACGCCCACGCGATGTTCAACGTGCCGACCGCCGTCCGCCTCGCGACGCGCCTCGCCCCGTACGACATCACCTGGTTTGAGGAGCCGGTCCCGCCCGAGAGCTACGAGGCGTTGGCGACCGTCCGCAATCAGGTGCCGGTCCGCATCTGCGTCGGGGAGCGGCTGTACACGCGCTTCGAGTTCCTGCCGATCCTCAACCGCCACCTGACGGACTACATCATGCCGGACGTCACCTGGACGGGCGGCATCTCCGAGCTGAAGAAGATCGCCACGCTGGCCGAGACGTTCTACACCCCGATCTCGCCGCACGATGCCAGCGGTCCCGTCAACGTCATGGCGGGCGCCCACGTCGCGCTGTCCGTGCCGAACTTCTACCGGCTGGAAGCCCGGCGGATCAGCCTCGACTTCTACAACGCGTTCCTGGAGGAGCCGCTCACGGTGCAGGGCGACTCGCTGCTGGTATCCGACAAGCCGGGCCTCGGGGTGCGCCTCGACCTGGACTACCTGAAGTCCCACGAGGTCGACGCCTGA
- a CDS encoding 2-dehydropantoate 2-reductase, with amino-acid sequence MQRIGIMGAGAIGSVVGGLLTEAGHDVTFIDQWPPHIEAMKANGLRLSGACGDHLVKVKALQLHEAQRITEPFDAVFLAVKAYDTEWATAFIMRFLAEPDGVIVDFQNGINDERVAAVAGRHRTLGCVITISAGMYEPGHAMRTDRNPTGFKIGELDGQDTPRARTLVEIMNGVAKSYLTTNLFGDRWSKMAVNCMANPIAGLSGYGSNEVRTLPEPRGIAIQVAAEVIKVGRAAGYEIEPLMGIEAQKFVDASEGRNVQALHDEMAAGAQGMAGGRPSLLQDVIRGRRTEIEELNGYVVAEGKRLGVPTPFNEAVVREVLRHGVGTLTPAPENLAPLAAMLPRG; translated from the coding sequence ATGCAACGCATCGGGATTATGGGCGCCGGGGCCATCGGTTCGGTCGTCGGCGGGCTGCTGACGGAGGCCGGCCACGACGTCACGTTCATCGATCAGTGGCCGCCGCACATCGAGGCGATGAAGGCGAACGGCCTCAGGCTGAGTGGAGCGTGCGGCGACCATCTCGTCAAGGTCAAGGCGCTCCAGCTCCACGAGGCCCAGCGCATCACCGAGCCGTTCGACGCCGTGTTCCTGGCTGTCAAGGCCTACGACACCGAGTGGGCGACGGCGTTCATCATGCGCTTCCTGGCGGAGCCGGACGGCGTCATCGTGGACTTCCAGAACGGCATCAACGACGAGCGCGTCGCGGCGGTGGCCGGGCGGCATCGGACGCTCGGCTGCGTGATCACCATCAGCGCCGGCATGTACGAGCCGGGCCACGCCATGCGGACCGACCGCAACCCGACCGGCTTCAAGATCGGCGAGCTGGATGGGCAGGACACACCCCGCGCCCGCACGCTGGTCGAGATCATGAACGGCGTTGCGAAGAGCTACCTGACCACCAACCTCTTCGGGGACCGCTGGTCGAAGATGGCCGTCAACTGCATGGCGAACCCGATTGCCGGCCTGAGCGGCTACGGCTCCAACGAGGTCCGAACGTTGCCGGAGCCGCGTGGCATCGCGATCCAGGTGGCGGCCGAGGTCATCAAGGTCGGCCGGGCGGCCGGCTACGAGATCGAGCCGCTGATGGGCATCGAGGCGCAGAAGTTCGTGGACGCCTCCGAGGGGCGGAACGTCCAGGCCCTGCACGATGAGATGGCCGCCGGCGCGCAGGGGATGGCTGGCGGGCGGCCCTCGCTGCTTCAGGACGTGATCCGGGGCCGGCGGACGGAGATCGAGGAGCTGAACGGGTACGTGGTGGCCGAGGGCAAGCGGCTGGGCGTCCCGACCCCGTTCAACGAGGCGGTAGTGCGTGAGGTCTTGCGGCACGGCGTGGGGACGCTCACGCCAGCGCCCGAGAACCTGGCGCCACTCGCCGCGATGCTGCCGCGCGGCTAA
- a CDS encoding HIT domain-containing protein — MGCAANGGTVTGALTHEPSAYDCPFCRVVRGVDNPGGRTTQADVVLRTENVTAFIAAAWWPANAGHVLVVPNGHHESVYDIPDDALAAVQVAGKRIALALKAVYGCDGTSFRQHNEPAGNQDVWHYHLHVFPRYHGDNLYLRSGEKRFTTPEERVPYAERLRRALDASSG; from the coding sequence ATGGGGTGCGCCGCCAATGGAGGGACCGTGACAGGAGCGCTCACCCACGAGCCGTCGGCGTATGACTGCCCGTTTTGCCGGGTCGTGCGCGGAGTGGACAACCCTGGCGGCAGGACAACCCAGGCCGATGTGGTGTTGCGGACCGAGAACGTGACGGCGTTTATCGCGGCGGCGTGGTGGCCTGCGAACGCCGGGCACGTGCTGGTGGTGCCGAACGGCCACCATGAGAGCGTCTACGACATCCCAGACGATGCGCTGGCGGCCGTCCAGGTGGCGGGGAAACGCATTGCGCTGGCGCTCAAGGCGGTCTACGGCTGCGATGGCACGTCGTTTCGCCAGCACAACGAGCCGGCCGGGAATCAGGACGTGTGGCACTACCACCTGCACGTCTTCCCGCGCTATCACGGCGACAACCTGTATCTCCGGAGCGGCGAGAAGCGCTTCACGACGCCCGAGGAGCGCGTGCCGTATGCGGAACGCCTCAGACGGGCGCTCGACGCGAGCAGCGGCTAA